One stretch of Roseimicrobium sp. ORNL1 DNA includes these proteins:
- a CDS encoding type II toxin-antitoxin system HicB family antitoxin → MARYLLIIENAGDNLSAYFPDVPGCVTVGDTVEEVRRHAHEALTGHLEDEPELPNERGLRELLEAGEVDEAGAEAITWVQYVR, encoded by the coding sequence GTGGCAAGGTACCTTTTGATCATTGAGAACGCGGGCGACAATCTGAGCGCATACTTTCCAGACGTTCCCGGATGTGTGACGGTTGGCGATACCGTGGAAGAGGTGCGCCGCCATGCACACGAGGCTCTCACCGGACATCTTGAAGATGAGCCCGAACTACCGAATGAGCGCGGACTACGTGAGCTCCTTGAAGCTGGTGAGGTGGACGAAGCCGGGGCAGAGGCGATTACCTGGGTGCAGTACGTACGCTGA
- a CDS encoding SOS response-associated peptidase family protein: MCRRFKVRRSDVETVAKHFALPGDGTQEVLRAAPGMVLPVVHRRGKGAAFCELAKWGVSTETRGKPVQSPECPVESTTQNPQWSHAFGTWRCLVPCGGYYEWFRDRAKVWHPFLVSERSAQPLAIAGVCMANPDDAGQYRNEFAVVTAPAGAAVEWMHIRQPVFVPSSRWRSWLNPSPSSRDFLAREFVPYSQSLPLKIAPVCRRVNYPRTKLTPEDLAARPWWQPEMLRILQMLHRQRMATAELAQALALTVEEIAATLGLLEDMQLVWRDPIPWRNADPAEQQHWSLNRY; this comes from the coding sequence ATGTGTCGAAGGTTCAAAGTACGGCGGTCAGATGTGGAAACAGTGGCAAAGCACTTCGCATTGCCCGGAGACGGAACTCAAGAGGTTCTGCGAGCGGCTCCCGGAATGGTGCTGCCAGTTGTCCATCGGCGAGGGAAAGGCGCTGCCTTCTGCGAGCTTGCAAAATGGGGAGTCAGCACAGAAACGCGGGGAAAGCCCGTGCAATCGCCGGAGTGCCCCGTTGAGAGCACAACTCAAAACCCGCAGTGGTCCCACGCTTTCGGTACATGGCGCTGCCTGGTGCCATGCGGCGGGTACTACGAGTGGTTTCGCGACCGGGCTAAGGTCTGGCACCCCTTTCTTGTCTCAGAGCGCTCCGCTCAACCCCTGGCCATTGCGGGCGTGTGCATGGCTAACCCCGATGACGCCGGGCAGTACCGAAACGAGTTCGCTGTGGTTACCGCCCCTGCCGGTGCCGCCGTGGAGTGGATGCACATCCGGCAACCGGTGTTTGTACCGTCCAGTCGTTGGCGCTCATGGTTGAATCCTAGCCCTTCTTCGCGTGATTTTCTGGCGCGGGAATTCGTGCCCTACTCTCAGTCGTTGCCTTTGAAAATCGCTCCAGTGTGCCGCCGGGTGAACTATCCACGAACGAAGCTCACTCCCGAGGATCTTGCTGCTCGCCCTTGGTGGCAACCTGAAATGCTGCGCATCTTGCAGATGCTACATCGTCAGAGAATGGCTACCGCAGAACTTGCCCAAGCACTCGCACTAACTGTTGAAGAGATAGCGGCAACGCTTGGACTGCTGGAGGACATGCAACTTGTCTGGAGAGATCCGATTCCCTGGAGGAATGCAGACCCGGCAGAGCAACAGCATTGGAGCCTCAACCGCTACTAA
- a CDS encoding SOS response-associated peptidase — protein sequence MCGRYRLKNADVMSVANLVGVKTYEALVKLDRALERGRVRYNVSPTQFAPVIYRHEPDGELACEDMHWGLLPPWADTPKHGYSTFNAKLETVATLRSFKNAFQKRHCLVPASAWYEWRSIGGRIRQPYLLTPPNEEPVCFAGIWEAWRPPTGDVTINSFSFLLTNANTAVRPLHDRMPVFVPESRWHEWLDTQGTAESLALVHGSLMEYTRELDPSITPVNREMSNSKNEGAEAAAPIPWDPSTDLVPRGRVIEALQHAAGPTTIDALVSVTGYERELLQLLLIELATDEQIVPIRHEGEELPRWAFDGTVPEELIVKVPTNKPGVKSAKKAAPKREGDLFG from the coding sequence ATGTGCGGACGCTACCGGCTCAAAAATGCAGACGTGATGTCTGTGGCTAACCTCGTGGGAGTCAAAACCTACGAGGCACTCGTAAAACTGGATCGAGCTCTTGAGCGTGGGCGCGTCCGCTACAACGTCTCTCCCACGCAGTTCGCGCCGGTCATTTACAGACACGAGCCCGACGGCGAGCTAGCGTGTGAGGATATGCACTGGGGACTCTTGCCTCCCTGGGCCGACACACCCAAACACGGGTATAGCACCTTTAACGCAAAACTTGAGACGGTTGCCACGCTGCGTTCCTTCAAGAACGCATTTCAGAAGCGCCACTGTTTGGTGCCAGCTAGCGCCTGGTACGAGTGGCGAAGCATTGGCGGTAGGATTCGGCAGCCTTATCTACTGACGCCTCCCAATGAGGAGCCGGTTTGCTTCGCGGGCATCTGGGAGGCGTGGAGGCCGCCCACGGGAGACGTGACCATCAATAGCTTTTCTTTCCTTCTCACCAACGCGAACACCGCTGTGCGCCCGCTTCACGATAGGATGCCGGTATTCGTTCCCGAGTCGCGCTGGCATGAATGGCTAGACACCCAAGGCACCGCCGAATCTCTAGCGTTGGTTCACGGCTCTCTCATGGAGTACACGCGGGAATTAGATCCTAGCATCACGCCCGTGAATCGGGAAATGAGCAACTCCAAGAACGAAGGTGCCGAGGCCGCCGCGCCGATACCCTGGGATCCTTCAACCGATCTCGTGCCACGAGGACGGGTGATTGAGGCGCTACAGCACGCGGCGGGACCCACTACCATAGACGCGCTTGTGAGCGTAACGGGCTATGAACGCGAGCTCCTACAGCTACTACTCATCGAACTAGCCACCGATGAGCAAATCGTGCCAATACGTCACGAAGGAGAAGAACTGCCAAGGTGGGCGTTTGATGGCACTGTGCCGGAGGAACTGATCGTGAAGGTGCCGACGAACAAGCCGGGCGTAAAATCCGCGAAGAAAGCAGCTCCTAAACGAGAGGGTGATTTGTTCGGTTGA
- a CDS encoding N-6 DNA methylase, translated as MGSSANPVSIRRKSRAQIGIKDHINLAHETRTATKMTPKRTPKKAHIPASSLLVDVPEGYLRDYVSGEIVRATAEEIDAVQVFSRRLVEDYGYPLEHVQTRPQHRVRRSPSDSERAYPVDIAVFKSEARTEDSVFLVVECKKKTEKDGVAQLKLYLDMCQAEVGVWFNGSSHKYLRKVYDRKGGRTYQVLPNIPRFGQRIDDIGLYQRKDLVKPSNLRAVFRDIRNHLAGMTVGMTRDESLAQEIINILFCKILDEQETAPNEAVTFRAGVNEPHEEVRERIVTLFERVKTAVYDEVFDASDTIKLDDESLTYVVGELQTYSVMEADRDAIGDAFEVFIGPALRGAEGQFFTPRNVVSMIIEMLDPVPGEKIIDPACGSGGFLITALEHVWAGVAEKAKRLNWSEKQKSRAEIEVATECFRGIDKDGFLAKVCKAYMALVGDGRGGVFCANGLARPGEWPAMCRQRIKLGTFQIVVSNPPFGKKIVVKGEGLLSQYGFGHKWRKNEKGRWSKTEIVHEEHPPQLLFFERCLHLLEDGGRMGIVLPESVLGNPSYEHFMAFVLEHCTLEAVITMPEALFKTSGKGGTHTKVCVLILRKCPAPARYRIFMAEARWCGHDSRGNPTLRREPDGSVKLMDDIPLILARYKSLKEGKRVTQDHLGFWLDAKAIKNRILVPKYYNPEIQTLLKRSASTHQHVSIQTLIDEGVLRVETGTEIGKMAYGTGSIAFVRTSDISNWEVKVDFKHGLSQALYDSLPEKAKVRANDILVVRDGTYLIGTSAMVSEKDLPMVYQSHLLRLRVVDEKKLSPWLLLAVLNSPFVKMQIRAMQFTQDIIDTIGRRFFELILPLPIDRKEQLRVSKEVRQIIEERAALRDKAHELAKRIGVKGEEVQLEQEFEALIESDEFD; from the coding sequence ATGGGTAGCAGCGCGAATCCTGTCTCAATACGGAGAAAATCCCGCGCTCAGATCGGCATTAAAGATCATATCAACCTCGCTCACGAGACCCGCACCGCAACCAAAATGACCCCCAAGAGAACTCCCAAAAAGGCACACATACCTGCTAGCTCGTTACTTGTTGACGTGCCGGAGGGCTATCTGCGCGACTACGTGTCGGGAGAAATCGTAAGGGCCACAGCGGAAGAAATCGATGCTGTGCAGGTGTTCTCTCGGCGTCTGGTGGAAGACTATGGCTATCCCCTAGAACATGTTCAGACACGCCCACAACATCGTGTTCGCCGCTCACCAAGCGATTCGGAAAGAGCGTATCCCGTGGACATCGCAGTGTTCAAATCTGAGGCTCGCACGGAAGACTCGGTCTTTCTTGTTGTCGAATGCAAGAAAAAAACGGAAAAGGACGGGGTCGCGCAACTAAAGTTGTATCTCGACATGTGCCAAGCCGAAGTGGGCGTGTGGTTTAACGGTTCAAGCCACAAGTATCTCCGAAAGGTTTACGATAGGAAGGGCGGGCGAACGTATCAAGTACTGCCTAACATCCCTCGGTTTGGACAACGGATCGATGACATTGGCCTCTATCAACGCAAAGATCTAGTCAAACCCTCAAACCTCCGAGCAGTCTTTAGGGATATTCGCAACCATCTAGCGGGCATGACTGTTGGCATGACTCGGGATGAATCTCTTGCGCAAGAGATCATCAACATCCTCTTTTGTAAGATCCTGGACGAACAAGAGACTGCACCAAACGAAGCAGTTACATTCCGCGCGGGGGTCAACGAGCCGCATGAAGAGGTGCGCGAGCGCATCGTGACGCTTTTCGAGCGAGTGAAAACAGCGGTCTATGATGAGGTGTTTGATGCATCAGACACAATAAAACTCGACGATGAGAGCCTGACTTATGTAGTGGGTGAACTACAAACATACTCGGTAATGGAGGCCGACCGCGACGCCATCGGGGACGCGTTTGAAGTGTTTATTGGACCTGCGTTGAGGGGCGCAGAGGGTCAATTCTTCACGCCGAGAAACGTTGTGAGCATGATCATCGAGATGCTAGATCCTGTCCCTGGCGAAAAGATCATTGATCCCGCTTGCGGCTCAGGTGGCTTTCTAATCACTGCGCTAGAACACGTTTGGGCAGGCGTCGCGGAAAAGGCAAAGCGGCTCAATTGGTCGGAAAAACAGAAAAGCAGGGCCGAGATTGAGGTGGCCACAGAGTGTTTTAGGGGAATCGATAAAGATGGCTTTCTTGCGAAGGTCTGTAAGGCATATATGGCTCTCGTGGGTGATGGTCGAGGTGGAGTCTTCTGCGCGAACGGGCTCGCACGCCCTGGTGAATGGCCAGCCATGTGCCGTCAACGAATCAAGCTCGGGACTTTCCAAATCGTGGTGAGCAACCCGCCATTCGGAAAGAAGATTGTGGTTAAGGGAGAGGGCTTGTTGTCTCAATATGGCTTTGGGCACAAATGGCGAAAGAACGAAAAAGGCAGGTGGTCGAAAACGGAGATTGTTCACGAAGAGCATCCGCCCCAATTGCTTTTCTTCGAGCGTTGTTTGCACCTTCTTGAGGATGGGGGCAGGATGGGCATTGTATTGCCGGAGAGTGTCCTGGGCAATCCTTCCTATGAGCACTTCATGGCGTTCGTTCTTGAGCATTGTACGCTGGAGGCAGTCATCACCATGCCTGAAGCTCTTTTCAAAACGAGCGGTAAAGGTGGCACACACACAAAAGTTTGCGTGCTGATCCTTAGAAAATGTCCGGCTCCTGCGCGGTATCGCATCTTTATGGCAGAGGCTCGTTGGTGCGGGCATGATTCCCGAGGTAATCCCACGCTGAGACGGGAGCCGGATGGAAGCGTGAAGTTGATGGACGATATACCTTTGATCCTTGCGCGCTATAAATCTCTAAAGGAAGGCAAGCGTGTCACGCAAGACCATTTAGGTTTCTGGCTTGATGCAAAGGCAATCAAGAACCGCATCCTGGTTCCCAAGTACTACAATCCTGAAATCCAGACGTTGCTTAAGCGTTCTGCGAGCACTCATCAACACGTATCAATTCAAACCCTCATCGACGAAGGGGTTCTCAGGGTTGAGACTGGCACTGAGATTGGCAAAATGGCGTATGGCACTGGCTCAATTGCATTTGTTCGTACGTCGGACATCTCGAATTGGGAGGTAAAAGTCGACTTCAAGCATGGCCTTAGCCAAGCACTGTATGATTCGCTTCCAGAGAAAGCGAAGGTGCGCGCAAATGACATCCTTGTTGTTCGTGATGGCACGTATCTGATTGGAACTTCAGCAATGGTATCTGAAAAAGATCTTCCTATGGTCTATCAAAGCCATTTACTCCGACTGCGGGTCGTAGACGAGAAGAAGCTTTCTCCCTGGCTACTGCTAGCCGTGCTAAATTCTCCGTTCGTGAAAATGCAAATCCGAGCGATGCAGTTCACTCAGGACATCATCGACACCATAGGCCGAAGGTTCTTTGAATTGATCCTTCCGTTACCAATTGATAGGAAAGAGCAACTTCGCGTATCAAAGGAGGTCAGACAAATTATTGAGGAGCGTGCCGCGTTACGCGATAAGGCTCATGAGCTAGCGAAACGAATCGGCGTTAAAGGTGAAGAGGTGCAACTCGAACAGGAGTTTGAGGCTCTGATCGAATCCGACGAGTTTGACTGA
- a CDS encoding abortive infection family protein — protein sequence MERFQIPLPVVAVVSRELAELYTHAKLDVLFMEAGAPGDSPEGAKPLKCTTWMKAINRDPSVDAQAALGHLLHEMMEVDSYSPEIINESRERIRTVLGKHGLSYGEGGHIVGVSVSAPTRTLEGVLRGRKLDSLNIEFERALKHVEVDPPAAVAAACAILEAFCKVYIEDEQLEKPKDQTVKPLWNTVQKHLGLDPSAIEDDDLKRILTGLISVVDGLAAFRTHTGSVHGRGRKSYNLKGRHARLAIHSAHTLVAFAIETWDHRKSSPS from the coding sequence ATGGAGCGTTTTCAGATTCCTCTTCCCGTTGTCGCAGTAGTGAGCCGCGAGCTAGCTGAGCTCTACACGCACGCCAAGCTAGATGTGCTTTTCATGGAAGCGGGCGCGCCCGGCGATTCGCCGGAAGGTGCAAAACCGCTGAAGTGCACAACTTGGATGAAGGCCATAAACCGTGATCCGAGTGTGGATGCACAAGCCGCGTTAGGCCACTTGCTTCACGAAATGATGGAGGTGGACTCTTACTCCCCAGAAATCATCAACGAGTCTCGTGAGCGAATTCGCACCGTGCTTGGCAAACATGGTCTATCTTATGGAGAAGGAGGCCACATCGTGGGCGTTTCGGTTTCTGCACCTACCCGCACACTAGAGGGGGTATTGAGAGGCCGGAAGTTGGACTCTCTCAATATTGAGTTTGAGCGCGCATTAAAGCACGTAGAGGTCGATCCGCCTGCCGCCGTCGCTGCCGCGTGTGCCATTCTAGAGGCTTTCTGTAAGGTGTACATCGAAGATGAGCAATTGGAAAAGCCTAAGGACCAAACCGTAAAGCCCCTATGGAACACGGTACAGAAGCACCTCGGGCTGGACCCTTCTGCAATCGAAGATGACGACTTGAAACGCATCCTCACCGGTTTGATATCAGTGGTGGACGGACTTGCCGCATTTCGCACACACACAGGCTCAGTGCACGGTCGTGGCAGGAAGTCGTACAACCTAAAGGGAAGGCATGCGCGACTGGCAATTCACTCCGCACATACCCTCGTAGCCTTTGCAATTGAGACTTGGGATCACAGGAAGTCCTCACCCTCGTAG
- the rpsP gene encoding 30S ribosomal protein S16: MMVVIRLRREGTKNRPFYRVVAADQRFKRDGRFIESLGTYDPGAEKGGVTLDVEKVQSWITKGAQPTDTVRALFKKAKAAANA; encoded by the coding sequence ATCATGGTCGTCATCCGTCTCCGCCGCGAAGGCACAAAGAACCGTCCGTTTTACCGCGTTGTTGCCGCTGATCAGCGTTTCAAGCGCGACGGCCGTTTCATCGAGTCCCTTGGCACCTATGACCCGGGCGCAGAAAAGGGTGGCGTGACCCTCGACGTGGAAAAAGTGCAGTCCTGGATCACCAAGGGCGCCCAGCCCACCGACACGGTGCGTGCTCTGTTCAAGAAGGCCAAGGCCGCTGCAAACGCCTGA
- a CDS encoding KH domain-containing protein, with protein MDAPEALREFLMYVIANLIEHPKQASIAVGTTQAGAISYRIHLAPEDVRRVVGKNGFTISAIRSLVNVAATKYGVKVSLRVDGVREEEFQTQGAGAAQARVGDNTDAEQGGEGEE; from the coding sequence ATGGATGCCCCGGAAGCGCTGCGCGAGTTCCTCATGTACGTCATTGCGAACCTGATCGAGCATCCGAAACAGGCCAGCATCGCCGTGGGGACCACGCAGGCGGGAGCCATCTCCTACCGCATCCACCTCGCGCCGGAGGACGTGCGCCGTGTGGTGGGGAAGAACGGGTTTACCATCAGCGCCATCCGCTCCTTGGTGAATGTGGCCGCCACCAAGTACGGCGTGAAGGTGTCCCTGCGGGTGGATGGGGTGCGCGAGGAGGAGTTTCAGACGCAGGGTGCCGGGGCGGCTCAGGCACGGGTGGGGGACAATACTGACGCGGAGCAGGGTGGGGAAGGGGAGGAGTAG
- a CDS encoding GNAT family N-acetyltransferase gives MSHKVDIRITPARPSEAETLTAIAFAAKRHWSYPERWIAHWQESLTATPASIIANETFVARIGERSVGFASLKLDEDTLFLHDLWVLPGDMGHGVGRALFRHAQQRARARGFSAFELESDPNAASFYERMGAQRVGTQSTLLEGEPRELPVYRCSTT, from the coding sequence GTGTCCCATAAGGTAGACATCCGCATCACTCCCGCCCGTCCCTCCGAGGCAGAGACGCTGACCGCGATCGCTTTCGCCGCGAAACGCCACTGGAGTTACCCGGAGCGCTGGATCGCCCATTGGCAGGAATCCCTCACGGCCACTCCGGCATCGATCATCGCCAACGAGACCTTTGTCGCCCGCATCGGGGAGCGCAGCGTGGGTTTCGCATCCCTCAAACTTGATGAGGACACCCTCTTCCTACACGACCTCTGGGTCCTGCCCGGAGATATGGGTCACGGCGTTGGCCGAGCACTGTTTCGCCACGCCCAGCAACGGGCACGGGCACGTGGATTCTCCGCGTTTGAACTCGAGTCAGACCCCAATGCCGCCAGCTTCTACGAACGGATGGGCGCCCAGCGGGTTGGTACTCAGAGCACTTTGCTGGAAGGCGAACCGCGTGAGCTGCCGGTCTATCGCTGCAGCACCACTTGA
- a CDS encoding IclR family transcriptional regulator, producing MKTSATQRTTSAGKASSTSDSADGNGNGHASLNGNGNGNGAGVSATSPVAESESQAPALQRGLAVLEFLAGREEGATLSEISAALGLSPASSFRLTGVLEDSGYVLREETSRRFRLSRKLLRLGQPQHEGRSLVESCLPAMREVLAQTGETVQLCCLAEHECVMIEQLASTHPFKYIVDLGSRPPIHCCAPGKAMLAYLPEPALSATLAATTFNAHTPRTLATPEALVESFGKIRERGFAVDQGEHFEGIHCVAAPLLDRHGHPVAAITIAGPSTRIQARRFMEYGRIMKQAAAQAALRYLG from the coding sequence ATGAAAACTTCCGCGACACAGCGCACGACTTCTGCCGGCAAGGCTTCTTCTACGAGTGATAGCGCCGACGGCAATGGCAACGGTCATGCCTCGCTGAACGGAAACGGGAATGGCAATGGTGCCGGCGTCAGCGCGACCTCACCTGTGGCGGAGTCCGAGTCCCAGGCGCCTGCCTTGCAACGTGGCCTGGCCGTACTGGAGTTCCTCGCGGGACGGGAAGAGGGTGCCACGCTTTCGGAAATCAGCGCCGCGCTGGGCCTCTCCCCAGCATCGAGCTTCCGCCTGACGGGGGTGCTCGAGGATTCGGGGTATGTGTTGCGGGAGGAGACCTCGCGGCGCTTCCGGCTCTCGCGCAAGCTTCTTCGTCTTGGCCAGCCGCAGCATGAGGGGCGCAGTCTGGTGGAGAGCTGCCTGCCCGCCATGCGTGAGGTGCTGGCACAGACAGGAGAGACCGTGCAGCTCTGCTGCCTGGCGGAACATGAGTGCGTGATGATTGAGCAATTGGCCTCCACGCATCCCTTCAAGTACATCGTGGATCTCGGCTCGCGTCCGCCCATTCACTGCTGCGCGCCGGGGAAGGCGATGCTGGCCTACCTGCCGGAGCCCGCGCTCAGCGCCACGCTCGCGGCGACCACCTTCAACGCTCACACGCCGCGCACCCTGGCCACGCCTGAGGCGCTGGTGGAGTCCTTCGGGAAGATTCGCGAGCGCGGCTTCGCCGTGGATCAGGGCGAGCACTTCGAGGGCATCCATTGTGTGGCCGCGCCGCTGCTGGATCGTCATGGGCATCCCGTGGCGGCCATCACCATTGCCGGACCCTCCACCCGCATCCAGGCCCGCCGATTCATGGAGTATGGCCGCATCATGAAGCAGGCCGCCGCCCAGGCAGCGCTGCGTTATCTTGGCTGA